A single window of Solanum dulcamara chromosome 5, daSolDulc1.2, whole genome shotgun sequence DNA harbors:
- the LOC129889681 gene encoding ABC transporter B family member 2-like gives MSQQESHALSVESGGISKMKQKDNNEEEIRKRPHQKVSLLKLFSFADSYDYLLMFLGSIGACIHGASVPVFFIFFGKMINIAGLAYLFPAQTSHKVAKYSLDFVYLSVVILFASWIEVACWMHTGERQAAKIRMAYLKSMLNQDISLFDTEASTGEVISAITSDIIIVQDAISEKAGNFMHYISRFLAGFTIGFIRVWQISLVTLSIVPFIALAGGIYAYVTIGLIARVRKSYIKAGEIAEEVVANIRTVQAFTGEEKAVKSYKGALFNTYKYGKKAGLAKGLGLGTLHCVLFLSWSLLVWFTSIVVHKNIANGGDSFTTMLNVVIAGLSLGQAAPDITAFLRAKSVAYPIFKMIERDTISKTSSKSGQQLSKVDGYIQFKDVCFSYPSRPDVVIFDKLSLNIPSGKIVALVGGSGSGKSTVISLIERFYEPLSGQILLDGCDIRHLDLKWLRQQIGLVNQEPSLFATTIRENILYGKSDASLEDIARAAKLSEAMTFINNLPDRFETQVGERGVQLSGGQKQRIAISRAIVKNPSILLLDEATSALDAESEKSVQDALDRVMLGRTTVIVAHRLSTIRNADIIAVVNNGKIVETGSHEELISKPNGAYASLVQLQQAASSHLHPSQEPTMGRPHSIRYSRELSRSTTRSRGASFRSEKSVSGIGAGGVEDVNSPNISARRLYSMIRPEWHYGVIGTICAFIAGAQMPLFALGVSQALVSYYMDWDTTRHEVKKICFLFCVGAVLTVIVHAIAHTCFGIIGERLTLRVREMMFSAMLRNEIGWFDEMNNSSSTLASRLESDATLLRTVVVDRSTILLQNVGLVATSFIIAFILNWRLTLIVMAMYPLIVSGHISEKLFMSGFGGDLSKAYLRANMFAGEAVSNIRTVAAFCAEEKVTDLYSRELVEPAKRSFRRGQTAGILYGISQFFIFSSYALALWYGSVLMGKELTSFKAVMKSFMVLIVTALAMGETLAMAPDLIKGNQMVASVFEVLDRKTEILTNTGEEVTGVEGTIEFKDVEFCYPARPHVHIFKHFNMRVHAGKSMAIVGQSGSGKSSVLALILRFYDPISGKVIIDGKDIKKLKLNSLRKHIGLVQQEPALFATTIYENILYGKEGASEAEVIQAAKLANAHSFISALPDGYSTQVGERGVQLSGGQKQRVAIARAVLKNPEILLLDEATSALDVESERIVQQALDRLMQNRTTVIVAHRLSTIKNADQISVLQDGKIVDQGTHSALVENRDGAYYKLINLQHQQQQ, from the exons atgagccAACAAGAAAGTCATGCATTATCTGTCGAGAGCGGCGGCATTTCGAAAATGAAGCAGAAAGAtaacaatgaagaagaaattagGAAAAGGCCTCATCAGAAAGTTTCATTGTTGAAGCTTTTCTCTTTTGCTGATTCCTATGATTACTTGTTGATGTTTCTTGGATCTATTGGTGCTTGTATACATGGTGCTTCTGTACctgttttcttcattttctttggcaAGATGATTAATATTGCTGGTCTAGCTTACCTTTTTCCTGCTCAAACTTCTCACAAAGTTGCCAAG TATTCATTGGATTTTGTATACCTAAGCGTGGTGATATTATTTGCATCATGGATAG AGGTGGCTTGTTGGATGCACACTGGAGAAAGGCAAGCAGCAAAGATAAGAATGGCATACTTGAAGTCTATGTTAAATCAAGATATAAGTCTCTTTGACACTGAAGCTTCCACTGGAGAAGTCATTTCTGCAATTACCAgtgatattattattgttcaggATGCTATTTCTGAAAAG GCAGGGAATTTCATGCACTATATCAGCCGTTTCTTAGCTGGTTTTACAATTGGGTTCATAAGAGTATGGCAAATCAGTTTGGTGACGCTTTCAATTGTGCCTTTCATCGCTCTTGCTGGTGGTATTTATGCCTATGTTACCATTGGTCTCATTGCTCGAGTCCGCAAATCCTATATTAAAGCTGGAGAGATTGCTGAAGAG GTTGTAGCTAATATTAGAACAGTGCAAGCATTTACTGGAGAAGAGAAGGCGGTAAAATCATATAAAGGTGCCTTGTTTAACACTTATAAGTATGGGAAGAAAGCTGGATTGGCCAAGGGCTTGGGTTTGGGCACCTTGCATTGTGTCCTTTTCCTTTCTTGGTCATTGCTTGTGTGGTTTACTAGCATTGTTGTGCACAAGAATATTGCAAATGGAGGAGATTCTTTCACGACCATGCTCAATGTTGTCATTGCTGGCCT GTCACTGGGGCAGGCAGCACCAGATATTACAGCATTCCTCAGGGCTAAGTCAGTTGCCTATCCTATTTTTAAGATGATTGAACGAGATACTATCAGTAAAACCAGCTCCAAGAGTGGTCAACAGCTGAGCAAAGTAGATGGATACATACAATTTAAAGATGTATGTTTTAGTTATCCATCTCGTCCCGATGTGGTGATCTTTGACAAGCTCTCTCTTAATATTCCCTCGGGGAAGATTGTAGCTCTTGTGGGAGGAAGTGGATCAGGGAAAAGTACAGTTATATCTTTGATTGAACGCTTCTATGAACCGCTCTCGGGACAGATATTATTGGATGGATGTGATATTAGGCACCTGGACTTGAAGTGGCTGAGGCAGCAAATAGGGCTGGTAAATCAAGAACCCTCTCTTTTCGCTACAACCATTAGGGAAAACATTCTCTATGGAAAAAGTGATGCTAGCCTAGAAGATATTGCACGTGCAGCCAAACTTTCCGAGGCAATGACTTTCATCAACAACCTCCCCGATAGGTTCGAAACTCAG GTTGGTGAAAGAGGGGTTCAGTTATCTGGGGGGCAGAAGCAAAGAATTGCAATTTCTCGTGCTATAGTGAAGAATCCATCAATTCTTCTATTAGATGAAGCTACGAGTGCACTTGATGCTGAGTCAGAAAAAAGTGTACAAGATGCTCTTGATCGTGTGATGTTGGGAAGAACAACTGTAATTGTTGCTCATCGCCTTTCTACCATTAGAAATGCTGATATCATAGCGGTTGTAAACAATGGCAAGATAGTAGAAACTGGAAGTCATGAAGAGCTTATTTCGAAACCAAATGGTGCCTATGCATCACTTGTTCAACTTCAACAAGCAGCTTCTTCACATCTCCATCCTTCTCAAGAGCCAACCATGGGACGACCGCATAG CATAAGGTATTCCCGTGAATTATCCCGATCGACAACTCGAAGCCGTGGAGCTAGCTTTCGTTCTGAAAAATCTGTTAGCGGTATTGGTGCTGGTGGTGTAGAGGATGTTAACTCACCAAATATTTCCGCAAGGAGATTGTATTCAATGATTCGTCCTGAATGGCATTATGGAGTTATTGGAACTATCTGTGCATTTATTGCTGGAGCCCAGATGCCTCTCTTTGCCTTAGGGGTGTCACAGGCCCTTGTGTCTTACTACATGGATTGGGACACAACACGTCACGAAGTGAAGAAGATTTGTTTCCTGTTTTGTGTCGGTGCAGTATTAACCGTCATCGTTCATGCCATTGCACATACTTGCTTTGGAATCATAGGAGAGCGGCTTACTCTTCGCGTGAGAGAAATGATGTTCTCTG CTATGCTAAGAAATGAGATAGGATGGTTTGATGAGATGAACAACTCAAGTTCTACACTTGCATCACGATTGGAAAGTGATGCTACTCTATTGCGAACTGTAGTGGTTGATCGCTCTACTATTCTCCTACAGAATGTGGGTTTGGTGGCCACTTCCTTCATCATTGCATTCATCTTGAATTGGAGGCTCACCCTTATAGTCATGGCTATGTACCCACTTATCGTTAGTGGTCACATCAGCGAG AAACTCTTTATGTCAGGCTTTGGTGGTGACTTGAGCAAAGCCTATCTCAGAGCAAACATGTTTGCCGGTGAGGCTGTAAGTAACATCAGAACTGTTGCAGCATTCTGTGCTGAGGAGAAGGTAACTGATCTCTATTCCCGTGAACTTGTTGAACCTGCAAAGCGTTCATTTAGGAGGGGACAGACTGCCGGTATCTTGTATGGCATCTCTCAGTTTTTCATCTTCTCCTCTTACGCCCTTGCCTTATG GTATGGTTCCGTTTTGATGGGGAAGGAGCTAACCAGCTTCAAAGCTGTTATGAAATCGTTTATGGTTTTGATTGTAACTGCTTTGGCTATGGGAGAGACCCTTGCTATGGCACCAGATCTTATAAAAGGAAACCAGATGGTAGCATCAGTATTTGAAGTGCTTGATCGGAAGACAGAAATTTTAACCAACACTGGAGAGGAGGTAACTGGGGTTGAGGGAACAATTGAGTTTAAGGATGTTGAGTTCTGCTATCCTGCAAGACCCCATGTTCACATTTTCAAACACTTCAATATGAGAGTGCATGCAGGAAAGAGTATGGCGATAGTAGGGCAGAGTGGTTCTGGTAAAAGCTCAGTATTGGCTCTCATTTTACGGTTCTATGATCCAATATCTGGGAAAGTGATCATTGATG GcaaagatatcaagaaactaaaGCTCAACTCTCTAAGAAAGCACATTGGCCTGGTCCAACAGGAACCAGCACTCTTTGCCACGACAATCTATGAAAACATCCTTTATGGAAAAGAGGGAGCATCTGAGGCAGAAGTGATTCAAGCAGCTAAGCTTGCTAATGCACATAGTTTCATTAGTGCTCTTCCTGATGGCTACTCTACCCAAGTTGGGGAGCGAGGAGTTCAATTGTCCGGTGGACAGAAGCAAAGAGTAGCCATTGCCCGAGCTGTTCTTAAGAACCCTGAAATCTTGCTATTAGATGAAGCTACAAGTGCTCTAGACGTGGAATCTGAGCGTATAGTTCAACAAGCGTTGGACAGGTTGATGCAAAACAGGACTACGGTCATCGTGGCACATCGACTATCCACCATAAAAAATGCAGATCAGATATCTGTTTTACAAGATGGGAAAATCGTGGATCAAGGGACTCACTCTGCATTGGTAGAGAACAGAGATGGAGCATACTATAAGCTAATCAACTTACAGCATCAGCAGCAACAGTAG
- the LOC129889682 gene encoding uncharacterized protein LOC129889682: MLESSCFRMKTVLFRTGSGSISVQTPVVSRVSVTARESIGKVFNREKKKGSLSPVISLNLEVNRPGIRRTSSEPEVIRSALENSSISRTLSKIESRSLPAIIPEEDCSSQQNELEILQSIGSLSLTADQQSYARDRPKDGIPINELGFPGGGIGSTKNKKFGGNGGGRDEFDANNFTGGNSDPRKIGAYYKEMLNSDPMNSLLLRNYGKYLHEVERDFVKAEECYGRAILASPGDGEVLSLYGKLVWETQRDESRAKSYFDQAVHASPGDCTVLGSYAHFMWEAEADEDEDEEKETIAAGASTIEVY; this comes from the exons atgcTTGAAAGTAGTTGCTTCCGTATGAAGACCGTTCTTTTCCGAACTGGTTCCGGCTCAATTTCGGTTCAAACACCGGTGGTTTCGAGAGTCTCTGTTACCGCTCGTGAATCCATTGGTAAAGTGTTTAAcagagagaagaagaaaggatCTTTATCTCCTGTGATCTCTCTGAATCTGGAAGTTAATCGGCCCGGTATACGTCGGACTTCATCTGAACCCGAGGTGATCCGGTCGGCGCTTGAAAATTCGAGCATATCTAGGACGTTGAGTAAGATTGAATCGAGGTCATTACCGGCAATAATACCAGAGGAAGATTGCAGTTCTCAACAGAATGAATTGGAAATTTTGCAAAGTATTGGATCGCTGAGTTTAACAGCAGATCAACAGAGTTACGCTCGAGACCGGCCTAAAGACGGTATTCCTATCAATGAGCTTGGATTTCCTGGCGGTGGAATCGGCtccaccaaaaataaaaagtttggCGGCAATGGTGGCGgtagagatgagtttgatgcAAATAATTTCACCGGCGGAAACTCAGATCCAAGGAAAATTGGAGCATATTATAAGGAAATGCTGAATTCAGATCCTATGAATTCTCTTCTTCTTAGAAACTACGGCAAGTATTTGCATGAG GTGGAGAGAGATTTTGTGAAGGCTGAAGAATGCTACGGAAGAGCTATACTTGCAAGTCCCGGAGATGGAGAAGTACTTTCTCTGTATGGCAAATTGGTTTGGGAGACTCAGCGAGATGAAAGCAGAGCCAAATCTTACTTTGATCAAGCTGTTCACGCTTCTCCTGGCGACTG CACTGTGTTGGGATCGTATGCACACTTCATGTGGGAAGCGGAAGCAGACGAAGACGAAGacgaagaaaaagaaacaatagCAGCTGGAGCATCGACGATTGAAGTTTACTAG